One window of Thermocoleostomius sinensis A174 genomic DNA carries:
- the alaS gene encoding alanine--tRNA ligase translates to MPTPLSGDRIRQTFLDFYAARGHQVLPSASLVPEDPTVLLTIAGMLPFKPIFLGQRPAEFPRATTSQKCIRTNDIENVGRTARHHTFFEMLGNFSFGDYFKEKAIAWAWELSTEVYGLPADRLVVSVFREDDEAFAIWRDQIGIPPHRIIRMGEADNFWNSGPTGPCGPCSEIYYDFHPERGDDSIDLEDDTRFIEFYNLVFMQYNQDLEGNLTPLQAQNIDTGMGLERMAQILQQKPNNYETDLIFPIIETAAKIAGIRYTKADEATKVSLKVIGDHIRAVVHMIADGITASNLGRGYVLRRLIRRVVRHGRLIGIEQAFTTDVAESAIALMEKVYPNLRSREPAIKAELQVEESRFRETLDRGEKLLADIMSGLPKGGEICGIDVFELYDTYGFPAELTQEIAEEQGLTVDMAGFESEMAKQRDRSRAAHETIDLTVQGTLDKLGGQLHETEFLGYTEVSSSARVTVLLVDGKTVETATAGTDVQIVLDRTPFYAESGGQIGDRGYLSGDEVVVRVEDVKKEGSLFVHFGRIERGTLAVGDRVTAQIDLACRRRAQANHTATHLLQAALKKLVNPNIAQAGSLVAFDRLRFDFNLARPVTPAELQQIEDQINTWIAEAHGAQVAVMPLVDAKAKGAIAMFGEKYADEVRVIDFPGVSMELCGGTHVSNTAEIGLFKIISESGVAAGVRRIEAVAGLAALEYLSLRDQIVRDLSDRFKAKPEELPDRITALQTELKTTQKQLESLKAELALTKSEQLLGKAEAIGNVKLLVAELGNVDAESLKTAAERLLQKLGEGAVVLGSVPDPEKVSLVAAFSPSLNKQGLQAGKFIGAIAKLCGGGGGGRPNLAQAGGRDASKLPEALNTARQQLEAELAK, encoded by the coding sequence ATGCCTACTCCTCTTAGCGGCGATCGCATTCGACAAACCTTTCTTGATTTCTATGCAGCTAGGGGGCATCAAGTTCTGCCAAGTGCCTCATTAGTACCCGAAGATCCAACGGTGTTGCTAACGATCGCAGGAATGCTACCTTTCAAGCCAATTTTTCTGGGTCAGCGTCCGGCAGAGTTTCCTCGTGCCACCACGTCACAAAAATGTATTCGCACCAATGATATTGAAAACGTGGGACGCACCGCCCGCCACCATACTTTCTTCGAGATGTTGGGAAACTTTAGTTTCGGCGACTATTTCAAGGAAAAGGCGATCGCGTGGGCATGGGAGTTGTCTACCGAGGTGTATGGACTGCCGGCGGATCGCTTAGTGGTCAGTGTCTTTCGCGAGGACGATGAAGCCTTCGCCATTTGGAGAGATCAAATTGGCATACCGCCCCATCGCATTATTCGCATGGGTGAGGCAGATAACTTCTGGAACTCTGGTCCAACTGGCCCATGTGGCCCCTGCTCTGAGATTTATTACGATTTTCACCCAGAGCGAGGGGATGATTCTATTGACCTCGAAGATGACACCCGTTTCATCGAGTTCTATAACCTGGTGTTTATGCAGTACAACCAGGATCTGGAAGGCAATCTAACCCCGCTGCAAGCCCAAAACATCGATACAGGTATGGGGCTAGAGCGCATGGCGCAGATTCTCCAGCAGAAGCCCAATAACTACGAAACCGATCTAATTTTTCCGATTATTGAAACCGCCGCTAAGATTGCGGGCATTCGATATACCAAGGCAGATGAGGCGACCAAAGTATCGCTAAAGGTGATTGGGGATCATATTCGAGCCGTTGTTCACATGATTGCGGATGGTATCACAGCGTCCAATTTAGGGCGGGGCTATGTGTTGCGTCGCTTAATTCGACGAGTGGTGCGGCACGGACGGCTGATTGGCATTGAGCAAGCCTTTACCACAGACGTGGCAGAGTCTGCCATTGCCCTGATGGAAAAAGTCTATCCAAATCTGCGCAGTCGAGAGCCAGCCATTAAGGCCGAGTTGCAGGTCGAGGAATCACGCTTTCGAGAAACGCTCGATCGCGGCGAAAAGTTGTTAGCTGACATTATGTCTGGGCTACCTAAAGGGGGGGAAATTTGCGGCATAGATGTGTTTGAACTATACGACACCTACGGGTTCCCGGCTGAGCTAACCCAAGAAATTGCTGAAGAACAAGGTTTGACCGTAGACATGGCGGGCTTCGAGTCCGAAATGGCAAAACAACGCGATCGCTCGCGTGCGGCTCACGAAACGATTGATCTGACGGTACAAGGAACATTAGACAAACTGGGCGGGCAACTGCACGAAACCGAGTTTTTGGGCTATACCGAAGTGTCGAGTTCGGCTCGCGTCACGGTGCTGCTAGTAGATGGCAAAACAGTGGAAACCGCAACGGCTGGTACCGACGTGCAGATTGTGCTTGATCGCACCCCTTTCTACGCAGAATCCGGGGGGCAAATTGGCGATCGAGGGTATCTATCGGGTGATGAAGTCGTGGTACGGGTTGAGGATGTTAAGAAAGAAGGCAGCCTATTTGTTCACTTTGGGCGGATCGAACGGGGCACTCTAGCAGTGGGCGATCGGGTAACAGCACAGATTGATCTGGCTTGTCGGCGACGGGCCCAAGCTAACCACACCGCTACTCATTTGCTGCAAGCAGCGCTGAAGAAATTGGTTAACCCCAATATTGCCCAAGCAGGGTCGCTGGTGGCGTTCGATCGGCTGCGGTTTGATTTCAATTTGGCACGCCCGGTGACGCCAGCCGAACTTCAGCAGATCGAAGACCAAATCAATACCTGGATTGCCGAAGCTCATGGGGCCCAAGTTGCTGTCATGCCTCTAGTAGACGCCAAGGCCAAAGGTGCAATCGCCATGTTTGGCGAAAAGTATGCCGATGAAGTGCGAGTGATTGACTTCCCAGGGGTATCAATGGAACTGTGCGGTGGTACGCACGTCAGCAATACCGCAGAAATTGGTCTGTTCAAGATCATTTCGGAGTCGGGTGTGGCAGCTGGGGTGCGACGAATTGAGGCCGTGGCTGGGTTGGCAGCGTTGGAATACTTAAGCCTGCGCGATCAAATTGTCCGTGACTTGAGCGATCGATTTAAGGCAAAACCGGAGGAATTACCCGATCGAATCACGGCACTGCAAACTGAATTAAAAACTACACAAAAGCAACTAGAGTCGCTGAAAGCCGAACTGGCACTCACTAAGTCTGAGCAACTGTTGGGGAAAGCTGAAGCGATCGGTAATGTCAAACTACTGGTGGCTGAGTTAGGCAATGTCGATGCTGAATCTCTCAAAACAGCGGCAGAACGATTGCTGCAAAAGCTGGGTGAAGGTGCGGTAGTGTTAGGATCAGTTCCTGACCCCGAAAAAGTTAGCCTTGTGGCCGCCTTTAGTCCTAGCCTCAACAAGCAAGGGTTGCAAGCGGGCAAATTTATCGGGGCGATCGCCAAACTCTGTGGCGGCGGTGGCGGTGGGCGACCGAACTTAGCACAGGCGGGTGGACGTGATGCCAGCAAACTTCCCGAAGCCTTGAACACGGCACGGCAGCAGTTAGAAGCCGAACTGGCAAAGTAA
- the purB gene encoding adenylosuccinate lyase encodes MIERYTLPEMGNLWTETYKFKTWLQVEIAVCEAQAELGHIPAEAVETIKAKANFDPQRILEIEAEVKHDVIAFLTNVNEYVGDAGRYIHLGMTSSDVLDTALALQLVASLDVIMSQLEHLIHAIRFKAQQHRDTVMIGRSHGIHAEPITFGFKLAGWLAEVLRHRDRLCAVHQRIAVGKISGAVGTYANIDPRIEAIACQKLGLEPDTASTQVVSRDRHAEFVQAIALLAASIERFAVEIRNLQRTDVLEVEEFFSKGQKGSSAMPHKRNPIRSERLTGLARMIRGYAVPALENVALWHERDISHSSVERMMFPDCCTLMHFMLVEATDLVKNLLVYPENMQRNLNLYGGVVFSQRVLLALVEKGMKREEAYAIVQSCAHTAWNQPNGDFHALVAHHPQVTALLSPAEIESCFDPQHHLTHLDTVYQRLNI; translated from the coding sequence TTGATTGAGCGCTATACTTTGCCCGAAATGGGCAATCTGTGGACGGAAACCTACAAATTCAAAACGTGGTTACAGGTCGAAATTGCGGTTTGCGAAGCACAAGCCGAACTGGGCCACATTCCCGCAGAAGCTGTAGAAACTATCAAGGCAAAGGCAAATTTTGATCCGCAGCGGATTTTAGAAATTGAGGCAGAAGTCAAACATGATGTGATTGCCTTTCTCACTAACGTCAATGAATACGTCGGAGATGCTGGGCGTTATATTCACCTGGGCATGACCAGTTCTGATGTGCTAGACACAGCGTTAGCCTTGCAACTGGTGGCTAGTTTGGATGTGATTATGTCACAACTGGAGCATCTGATTCACGCGATTCGCTTCAAAGCTCAACAGCATCGCGATACGGTGATGATTGGCCGATCGCATGGTATTCATGCTGAACCGATTACCTTTGGCTTTAAGCTGGCAGGTTGGTTGGCCGAAGTGTTACGCCATCGCGATCGCCTCTGTGCCGTACATCAACGCATTGCCGTTGGCAAAATTTCTGGTGCGGTTGGAACCTATGCCAATATTGATCCACGCATTGAAGCAATCGCCTGTCAAAAACTAGGACTAGAACCGGATACTGCCTCCACGCAGGTTGTTTCTCGCGATCGCCATGCCGAATTTGTGCAGGCAATTGCCTTGCTGGCCGCCTCAATTGAGCGGTTTGCGGTAGAAATTCGCAACTTGCAACGCACCGATGTTTTAGAAGTAGAAGAATTCTTTTCTAAGGGACAGAAAGGTTCCTCTGCTATGCCCCACAAGCGTAATCCGATTCGATCGGAACGGCTGACCGGTCTCGCACGTATGATTCGCGGCTATGCGGTGCCTGCGTTGGAGAACGTCGCGCTGTGGCACGAACGCGATATTTCCCACAGTTCCGTCGAGCGTATGATGTTTCCCGATTGCTGCACATTGATGCACTTCATGCTGGTAGAAGCCACAGACTTAGTGAAGAATTTATTGGTTTACCCCGAAAACATGCAGCGCAATCTAAACCTCTATGGTGGCGTCGTGTTCAGCCAGCGAGTTCTTCTAGCGCTGGTGGAAAAAGGCATGAAACGCGAAGAGGCTTATGCGATCGTCCAATCCTGTGCACATACCGCTTGGAATCAACCCAATGGAGATTTTCATGCCTTGGTTGCTCACCATCCCCAAGTGACCGCCTTGCTTTCACCTGCCGAGATTGAGTCCTGCTTTGATCCACAACACCATTTGACTCACCTGGATACCGTGTATCAACGGCTCAATATTTAG
- a CDS encoding RecB family exonuclease codes for MSYLLSAAKLQSYYRCPRAYYFRYERRLESAAFFGSAALGTSLHQALAQIYQDWHYQDPIPRWDWFEYCWNQQVGDLTSSQITEGRSILRRYYHTFITTQSAMRRPVAVEGRIQGCLRVDNLEFTLSGRYDRLDYLDDGLELIDYKSAKEIEPSEPDEIDLQIGLYYLALEQRYQRSLKRLSLLYLRTGEKISFEATPAHREQVESVVSDLAVELRRDRRWQPFPGAQCDRCAYARYCPAMRPDPDPLPDDARPEPGLQLVLSL; via the coding sequence ATGTCCTACCTCCTCTCTGCTGCCAAGTTACAGTCCTACTATCGTTGCCCTCGTGCTTACTATTTTCGCTATGAACGGCGGCTGGAAAGCGCTGCCTTTTTTGGCTCGGCTGCCTTGGGAACTTCACTGCATCAAGCGTTGGCGCAAATTTATCAAGACTGGCACTATCAAGATCCGATTCCACGTTGGGATTGGTTTGAATATTGTTGGAATCAGCAGGTCGGCGATCTGACGTCTAGCCAAATTACAGAAGGACGATCGATTCTCCGGCGCTACTATCACACCTTCATTACCACTCAATCGGCGATGCGACGCCCAGTGGCGGTGGAAGGTAGAATTCAGGGCTGTTTGCGGGTAGACAATCTAGAATTCACTCTATCTGGACGCTACGATCGGCTAGATTACCTAGATGACGGGCTTGAACTAATTGACTATAAGTCTGCCAAAGAAATTGAGCCATCCGAACCCGACGAGATTGATTTGCAGATTGGGCTTTACTATCTAGCCTTGGAACAACGCTATCAACGCTCCCTCAAGCGCCTCAGTCTGCTCTATCTGCGTACTGGCGAAAAAATTAGCTTTGAAGCCACACCCGCCCATCGTGAGCAAGTTGAGTCTGTTGTCAGCGATTTGGCCGTTGAGTTGCGGCGCGATCGACGGTGGCAACCCTTTCCAGGGGCACAGTGCGATCGATGTGCCTATGCGCGGTATTGTCCCGCCATGCGACCCGACCCCGATCCATTACCAGACGATGCTCGCCCAGAACCGGGATTACAATTAGTGTTAAGCCTGTAG
- a CDS encoding FAD-dependent monooxygenase family protein has product MSLTKQLLSQIPGNPWIGLQRADALWKQYREGEIPCSRVVHEHAETLEAIDWDVVICGGTLGVLMGAALAQKGWRVALLERGRLRGRDQEWNISRRELQSLVELELLTLAELETTIATEYNPGRIRFHKGIEVWVEDVLNVGVNPVFLLDTLKAKFLAAGGQLFEQTAFKAAMVHPNGIHITVNRSQETHPSSFKSRLLLDAMGHFSPIAQQARQGQPPDAVCMVVGTCAQGFPNNDTGDLFASITPTRNQCQYFWEAFPARDGRTTYLFTYLDAHPDRPSLEALFEDYWRLLPDYQAVELSQLQIQRALFGFFPCYRQSPLQPQWDRLLPIGDSSGSQSPLSFGGFGAMIRHLDRLVTGVDAALETNILHRQGLSLLQPYQPNLAVTWLFQQAMSVKVNQSIDPDRINRLLSGVFQAMEQLGEPVLKPFLQDVVQFPALLRTLLQVSVTQPLLGLKVIPQVGVGALSMWLLHFAMLGLYAGLYPLAKLFHPWWQGLPPVPRYYADRWLDAWQYGSGNDW; this is encoded by the coding sequence ATGAGCTTAACCAAGCAGTTGCTTTCACAGATTCCTGGTAATCCTTGGATAGGCTTACAGCGAGCCGATGCTCTGTGGAAGCAATATCGTGAGGGCGAAATTCCTTGTTCAAGGGTGGTGCACGAGCACGCAGAGACACTAGAGGCGATCGATTGGGATGTGGTGATCTGTGGTGGCACGCTAGGAGTGTTGATGGGGGCAGCGTTAGCTCAAAAAGGCTGGCGGGTAGCTTTGCTTGAGCGGGGGAGGTTGCGCGGTCGCGATCAAGAATGGAATATTTCTCGTCGTGAGCTACAGAGCTTGGTTGAACTGGAATTGCTGACGCTGGCTGAGTTGGAGACCACGATCGCGACAGAATACAACCCCGGTCGCATTCGCTTTCACAAGGGCATAGAGGTTTGGGTAGAGGATGTGCTGAATGTGGGAGTCAATCCAGTATTTCTGCTCGATACCTTGAAAGCCAAGTTTCTGGCAGCCGGGGGGCAATTGTTTGAACAGACTGCTTTTAAGGCAGCGATGGTTCACCCCAATGGCATTCACATCACTGTCAACCGATCTCAAGAAACTCATCCCTCATCCTTTAAGTCCCGCCTGTTGCTCGACGCGATGGGGCATTTTTCCCCAATTGCCCAGCAAGCCCGACAAGGACAGCCCCCCGATGCCGTCTGTATGGTGGTGGGAACTTGTGCTCAAGGCTTTCCCAACAATGATACTGGCGATCTGTTTGCCTCTATCACGCCTACCCGAAACCAGTGTCAGTACTTTTGGGAAGCTTTTCCTGCCCGCGATGGACGCACCACTTATCTTTTCACCTATCTAGATGCCCATCCCGATCGTCCCAGTCTAGAAGCCCTGTTTGAAGACTATTGGCGACTGCTGCCAGACTACCAAGCGGTTGAGTTATCACAGTTACAGATTCAACGTGCCCTATTTGGCTTTTTTCCGTGTTATCGTCAGAGTCCTCTTCAGCCGCAGTGGGATCGGTTGTTGCCGATCGGAGACAGCAGTGGCAGTCAATCGCCGCTAAGCTTTGGTGGATTTGGAGCCATGATTCGCCATCTCGATCGCCTTGTGACAGGAGTTGATGCCGCACTGGAAACCAACATCCTGCATCGGCAGGGGTTGTCCTTACTGCAACCCTATCAGCCCAATCTTGCGGTTACGTGGCTGTTTCAGCAGGCAATGAGTGTGAAGGTCAATCAGTCGATCGATCCCGATCGCATCAATCGGCTACTGTCGGGGGTGTTTCAAGCTATGGAACAATTAGGAGAACCGGTACTGAAGCCGTTTTTGCAAGATGTGGTGCAATTTCCTGCCTTGCTGAGAACGTTGCTGCAAGTCTCTGTCACTCAACCGTTGTTGGGTCTGAAGGTGATTCCTCAAGTCGGGGTGGGGGCGTTATCAATGTGGCTATTACATTTTGCCATGCTGGGGCTTTATGCAGGGCTATATCCCCTGGCAAAATTGTTTCATCCGTGGTGGCAAGGCTTGCCACCAGTGCCTCGCTACTACGCCGATCGCTGGCTTGATGCTTGGCAATATGGCAGTGGCAATGATTGGTAA
- a CDS encoding DUF3082 domain-containing protein: MSNPTPTPDSSTPSTPSGAIDPSAQSADQSLSEPASATATRGADNPSTKPSAPTPLRCFTGAMIAGGIAAVLYQLTLSIIETFANKPLPSGNYIAVNIAVAVRTLVMGMSAMATGIFAIAALGLLALGVQLLVQQLRQPST, encoded by the coding sequence ATGTCAAACCCAACACCAACCCCAGATTCATCCACGCCATCTACCCCTTCTGGTGCGATCGATCCATCGGCACAATCCGCAGATCAATCCCTATCAGAGCCAGCAAGTGCTACGGCCACTCGAGGAGCGGATAACCCGTCAACTAAACCGTCTGCTCCGACCCCGCTGCGGTGTTTCACAGGAGCCATGATTGCAGGCGGAATTGCAGCCGTGCTTTATCAGCTAACGTTGTCTATTATAGAAACGTTTGCCAACAAGCCGCTGCCCTCTGGAAACTACATTGCGGTCAACATTGCAGTAGCCGTGCGCACCCTGGTTATGGGCATGAGTGCAATGGCAACGGGAATTTTTGCTATTGCGGCTTTAGGGTTATTGGCTTTGGGAGTTCAACTATTGGTGCAACAACTACGACAGCCTTCCACCTGA
- a CDS encoding GGDEF domain-containing response regulator — MDASILVIGSDRFRSFSLDRIRDLATFTVEVADNSSEAMPLIQAQQPDLVLIQAEQPHGIELCQQIKLQNRLAWIYCIVIDDQPLNRSDQLNREVKLLEAGADAYVWMPDAEMISSDAEREFYDRRLQVQVQAGLRRVQNHRELIRANDVLSAIALSDPLTELNNRRAFEWELPRQIQNARSRNVPISLIMMDVDYFKVINDTHGHLVGDAVLKLLSARLRHNLRFYDTPFRYGGEEFVVILSDTACQEAQRIAHRLCQLINYQPFVINETLDLSVTISAGVATLEITDDARGTSLLQRADQRLLQAKAQGRNCVVGCPNVWA; from the coding sequence ATGGACGCTTCAATTCTTGTGATTGGAAGCGATCGCTTCCGATCTTTCTCGTTAGATCGAATTCGTGACCTGGCAACTTTTACGGTCGAGGTGGCAGACAATTCGTCTGAAGCCATGCCGTTGATTCAAGCTCAACAGCCCGATCTTGTGTTGATTCAAGCGGAGCAACCCCACGGCATCGAGCTTTGTCAACAAATCAAGTTGCAAAACCGTCTAGCGTGGATCTACTGCATTGTGATTGATGATCAACCTCTGAATCGATCAGACCAATTAAACAGAGAAGTGAAATTGCTAGAGGCTGGAGCCGATGCGTATGTTTGGATGCCTGATGCTGAAATGATCAGTTCTGACGCAGAAAGGGAGTTCTATGACCGGCGATTGCAAGTACAAGTACAAGCGGGGTTGAGGCGAGTGCAAAACCATCGAGAACTGATTCGGGCGAATGATGTGTTATCGGCGATCGCGCTGTCTGATCCGCTGACTGAACTTAACAACCGCCGTGCCTTTGAATGGGAACTGCCGCGCCAAATTCAAAACGCTCGGAGTCGGAATGTGCCGATCAGCCTCATTATGATGGACGTAGACTATTTCAAAGTTATCAATGATACCCATGGCCATTTGGTAGGAGATGCAGTGCTTAAACTGCTGTCTGCTCGCCTTCGCCACAACTTAAGGTTTTATGACACGCCGTTTCGCTATGGTGGAGAAGAATTTGTCGTTATCCTCAGTGACACTGCGTGTCAAGAAGCTCAGCGCATTGCCCATCGCCTCTGCCAGTTGATCAATTATCAACCGTTTGTCATCAACGAAACCCTAGATCTCAGCGTTACTATCAGTGCCGGGGTTGCCACTTTGGAAATCACCGATGATGCGAGAGGAACAAGTTTATTGCAACGTGCCGATCAACGGTTATTGCAAGCTAAAGCCCAAGGACGTAATTGCGTCGTTGGCTGTCCCAATGTGTGGGCATAA
- a CDS encoding peroxiredoxin: MPLSVGDPAPNFTVKDTNGNTVSLSDYAGKTVVLYFYPKDDTPGCTKEACGFRDNYAQYQGKDVVLFGVSTDDEASHKAFTDKYNLPFPLLADTDKTIVQAYDVDGGGYAKRVTYVIGPDGTIAKVYTTVNTETHANDILAEIGL; the protein is encoded by the coding sequence ATGCCTTTATCGGTTGGTGATCCCGCTCCGAACTTTACCGTCAAGGATACCAATGGCAATACGGTGTCTTTGTCGGATTACGCTGGCAAAACCGTCGTGCTGTACTTTTATCCTAAAGACGACACGCCCGGCTGCACCAAAGAAGCCTGCGGCTTTCGCGATAACTATGCTCAATATCAGGGCAAAGATGTTGTGCTGTTTGGCGTCAGCACCGATGACGAAGCTTCCCACAAAGCATTCACGGATAAATACAATCTGCCCTTCCCGCTGCTAGCCGACACCGATAAAACGATCGTCCAAGCCTATGATGTAGATGGCGGTGGCTATGCCAAGCGCGTTACCTATGTCATTGGACCCGATGGCACGATTGCCAAAGTCTATACCACGGTCAACACCGAAACCCATGCCAATGATATCTTGGCGGAGATTGGACTCTAA
- a CDS encoding SirB1 family protein has protein sequence MDFPLARQRFYQEIRQPQEQIDLAKAALFLAQEEYPTLEPEDYLALLDQMALDIKERLPSNHYPLRIIQTINHYLFEELQFYGNAEDYYDPRNSYLNQVLDRHTGIPITLSLIYLEVAKRIDFPMVGIGMPGHFLIRPAIGDMQIFVDPFNRGEVLFAEDCQERLKQLFGEPIALRPEFLEAVDARYFLLRMLTNLKAIYLQQRDLTRLLAVIERMLLIHPNAPLAQRERGLLYYQLGRWTEAAQDLESYLSQIPMAEDASLMQELLRRMGRTN, from the coding sequence ATGGATTTTCCCTTAGCACGGCAACGGTTTTATCAAGAAATCCGCCAACCTCAGGAGCAGATTGACTTGGCAAAAGCCGCCCTATTTTTGGCGCAAGAAGAGTATCCAACGCTGGAGCCAGAGGATTACCTTGCTTTGTTAGATCAAATGGCACTTGACATCAAAGAGCGACTGCCGTCGAACCACTATCCCTTGCGCATCATCCAGACCATCAATCATTACCTATTTGAAGAATTGCAGTTTTATGGCAATGCCGAGGACTATTATGACCCGCGCAACAGCTATTTGAACCAAGTGCTCGATCGGCATACAGGGATTCCAATCACACTGTCGTTGATCTACCTAGAGGTTGCCAAACGCATTGACTTCCCAATGGTTGGCATTGGCATGCCAGGACATTTTCTCATTCGTCCGGCAATTGGAGACATGCAAATTTTTGTTGATCCGTTTAACCGAGGCGAAGTGCTATTTGCAGAAGACTGCCAAGAACGACTGAAGCAACTATTTGGAGAACCGATCGCCCTACGTCCAGAATTTCTAGAAGCGGTCGATGCGCGGTACTTTTTACTACGCATGTTAACGAATTTGAAAGCGATTTATCTTCAGCAAAGGGATTTAACGCGCCTATTAGCGGTGATTGAGCGCATGTTGCTGATTCATCCCAATGCACCTTTGGCGCAACGCGAACGCGGGTTGCTCTACTATCAACTGGGGCGTTGGACAGAAGCGGCTCAAGATTTAGAGAGCTATTTGTCGCAAATTCCAATGGCTGAAGACGCCTCACTGATGCAGGAATTGCTAAGACGAATGGGGCGAACCAATTAG
- a CDS encoding FAD-binding oxidoreductase, protein MSSHTFNEVALKELRDGFTGNLITPDNSTYDEARKIFNAMIDRRPSLIAQCACVEDVVRSIQVARHYGLEIAVRGGGHGVAGKALTEGGLVIDLRQMHSVSVDPIERTATVGGGATMSHLDRATEPYGLATTGGRASTTGVGGYILGGGSGWLDRKFGLACDNLLSVELVTASGAVIHASENEHSELFWALHGGGGNFGVATSFTLRLYELSSVSVMLLIWLPEAGVNVLRTYRDFMESAPDDIGGGALFLTAPDEEFVPASLVGKMAFVVLITYAGSLSEAYQVAAPMLELGHEGEFISEMSYADLQCMLDDPPGHRNYCSVEYLDAFPNEAIDRFCAHAKNMIVPSASQHILLPQGGALGRGRSDYPLPWRQAPWLIHPYGLYQDSADDQRVRQWTHDTRSALKPWESGAVYLNFIGDEGQDRVVAGLGQENYARLANVKAQYDPENVFHLNHNIKPT, encoded by the coding sequence ATGTCATCTCACACCTTCAATGAAGTCGCTCTAAAGGAACTGCGCGACGGCTTTACTGGCAACCTGATCACACCCGACAATTCAACCTATGATGAGGCTCGAAAAATCTTCAATGCGATGATCGATCGCCGTCCCAGCCTTATTGCTCAATGTGCTTGTGTAGAAGATGTTGTCCGCAGTATTCAGGTTGCCCGTCATTATGGTCTTGAGATTGCAGTGCGTGGTGGCGGGCACGGTGTTGCGGGTAAGGCGCTTACCGAAGGTGGACTCGTCATCGACCTGCGGCAAATGCATTCCGTCTCAGTTGATCCGATTGAGCGCACGGCGACGGTTGGGGGTGGAGCTACGATGAGTCACCTCGATCGAGCGACAGAACCCTATGGACTGGCGACAACAGGGGGACGAGCCTCTACAACAGGCGTGGGTGGATACATCCTGGGAGGTGGCAGTGGTTGGCTTGACCGCAAGTTTGGTCTCGCCTGTGACAACCTCCTCTCCGTCGAACTCGTGACAGCCAGTGGTGCTGTGATTCATGCCAGCGAAAACGAACACTCAGAACTCTTTTGGGCACTTCATGGTGGGGGTGGTAACTTCGGAGTTGCAACTTCATTTACATTGCGTTTGTACGAATTATCGTCAGTCAGCGTGATGTTGTTAATATGGTTGCCTGAAGCCGGGGTAAACGTGCTTCGTACCTACCGAGATTTTATGGAATCAGCCCCTGATGACATCGGCGGTGGTGCGCTTTTTCTGACTGCCCCTGATGAGGAATTCGTGCCCGCATCGTTAGTTGGGAAGATGGCTTTCGTCGTTCTCATTACCTATGCTGGCTCATTATCTGAAGCCTATCAGGTCGCAGCCCCAATGCTAGAACTAGGACATGAGGGAGAGTTTATTTCAGAAATGTCCTATGCCGATCTCCAATGTATGCTCGACGATCCTCCCGGACATCGCAACTATTGTTCTGTGGAGTATCTTGATGCTTTCCCGAATGAAGCCATCGATCGGTTCTGTGCCCATGCAAAGAACATGATTGTACCTTCAGCGTCTCAGCATATTCTTCTACCGCAGGGAGGTGCACTAGGACGGGGGCGCTCTGACTATCCGTTGCCGTGGCGACAGGCTCCCTGGCTGATTCATCCCTACGGTTTATATCAAGATTCGGCTGATGATCAGCGGGTTCGGCAGTGGACTCACGATACTCGATCTGCCCTCAAACCGTGGGAGAGCGGGGCCGTCTATCTCAACTTCATTGGTGACGAGGGGCAGGATCGGGTGGTTGCTGGACTTGGACAGGAGAACTATGCAAGGCTGGCAAACGTTAAAGCTCAATATGATCCAGAAAACGTCTTTCACTTGAACCACAATATCAAGCCGACTTAA